The sequence below is a genomic window from Ciceribacter thiooxidans.
CCGTCGGTCTCAGCGGATGTCGCTGCCGATCCATTCCATGGAGATCTTCTCGTAGGTGCCGTCGGCCATCATCTCGTCCAAGGCCTTCTGCATGGCAGCCTTGAGCTCGGGATTGTCCTTGCGGATGGCGATGCCGATGGCGACGGCGCCGCCCTCGATGTCGGGCGTATCGAGCTTGCGGATCTTGTCTCCGGTTTCCTTGACGGCAACCATGACCGGGATGTTGTCGACGACAATCGCATCGACCCGACCCGATTTCAGTTCCAGCATCAGCTCCGGCAGGCCCTTGTATGTGCGGACGTCCCAGCCGCCCTGCTCGCGGGCCCACTTCTCGTGGGTCTCCCCGAGCGTGACGCCGATGGTCTTGCCCTTGAGTTCGTCGAGCGTCTGGACCGTCGAGCCTTCGCCGACGAAGACGGCGCGACCGGCGTGGTAATAGGGGCCAACGAAATCGACGACCTTCTCGCGTTCGGGCGTGATCGTCATCGAGCCGACGATGGTGTCGTATTTGTTGGCAAGCAGGCCGGCGATGATGCCGTCCCAAGCGGTGGTGACGATCTTGCCCTCGACGCCGATGCGCTTGGCGATTTCGAGGCCGATGGAGGCGTCGAAGCCGACGACTTCGTTCTTGTCGTTGACGAAGTTGAACGGCGGATACTGGCCGGACATGGCGATCTTCAGCTCGCCTGCCGACTTGACGGCTTCGAGATCGTCGGCACGGGCAGCGATGGCGGAGAAAGTCGCGGCAACGGCGATCGTTGCAGCGACGAGACCTGAAATAAGCTTGTTCATGAGACCTTCTGCTCCTCTGTCCTCTGGATGCTGGGCATTATTGTTTTTTGGGGAGACGCTCAGCGGCGCTGTCCGGAAATCATGATTGCGTTTGCAGCAATATTACGCAAATAGATAATGGAAATAGAGGACATAGATTTTAAGAATGATGCCGCGCGCCGAGAAACTGGTCTGGGAACTCGACTGGAACCTGTTGCGTACCTTTGTCGTGATCGCGGAGGAAAAGAGCATCACGCGGGCTGCCGAACGCCTCAAGCTCAAGCAGCCGAGCGTGAGCAACGCGCTCAGGCGACTGGAAGACCGAGTGGGTCTCCGGCTGGTGCGGCGTGATGCGATCCGCTTCGAACTGACGGAGGTCGGACAATTGCTCTATGAGCAGAGCATCGAGGTGTTCGGCACGATCTCGCAGCTTCCCGACCTGATGCATGGCATGAGCAGCGCGGT
It includes:
- a CDS encoding ABC transporter substrate-binding protein, with product MNKLISGLVAATIAVAATFSAIAARADDLEAVKSAGELKIAMSGQYPPFNFVNDKNEVVGFDASIGLEIAKRIGVEGKIVTTAWDGIIAGLLANKYDTIVGSMTITPEREKVVDFVGPYYHAGRAVFVGEGSTVQTLDELKGKTIGVTLGETHEKWAREQGGWDVRTYKGLPELMLELKSGRVDAIVVDNIPVMVAVKETGDKIRKLDTPDIEGGAVAIGIAIRKDNPELKAAMQKALDEMMADGTYEKISMEWIGSDIR